A genome region from Verrucomicrobiia bacterium includes the following:
- a CDS encoding ferritin, with translation MLSKTIQAALNEQIAQENYGSNYYLAMAAWCDKSALKGSAKFMYSHAEQERGHMMKLFRYIIDTGGSALVGAVKAPPAEYKNIQEMFELTLKHEKQMTKAINSLVDLCLQEKDYSTFNFLQWYVAEQHEEENQFNRILDLLKITGVDGKGVFFADKEIGSYSVSAK, from the coding sequence ATGCTCAGCAAAACTATTCAAGCCGCATTGAACGAACAGATCGCCCAGGAAAATTACGGTTCGAATTATTATCTCGCCATGGCCGCATGGTGCGACAAGAGCGCGCTGAAGGGCTCCGCGAAATTCATGTACAGCCACGCGGAGCAGGAGCGCGGCCACATGATGAAGCTTTTCCGCTACATCATCGACACCGGCGGCAGCGCCCTTGTCGGCGCCGTGAAAGCGCCTCCGGCGGAATACAAAAACATCCAGGAAATGTTCGAGCTCACGCTCAAGCACGAGAAGCAGATGACCAAGGCCATCAATTCGCTCGTGGATCTCTGCCTCCAGGAAAAAGATTACTCCACGTTTAATTTCCTCCAGTGGTACGTCGCCGAACAGCACGAAGAAGAAAACCAGTTCAACCGCATCCTGGATCTTTTGAAGATCACGGGCGTGGATGGAAAAGGCGTCTTCTTCGCGGATAAGGAAATCGGGTCGTACTCGGTTTCAGCGAAGTAA